The region ACATGCGCCGCCTGAAGGACCGCCATTCGCAGGCAGCGGCTGCAGAGGCACAGCGCGCCAATGGCTATGACCTCAACGGGATGGATGGGGCGGGCTACACCATCTTCGCGTCGTCGCCGGAGGAGGAGGAACCGGCCGATGCGCCCCTGATCGTCGCTGAAACGCGGGTCGATATTCCCGAAGCCAGCGTGTCGGACGCGGTGATGATGCTGGACCTGCGCAACACCAATGCGCTGCTGTTCCTGAATGCCGGGACATCCGCGTACAATATGGTCTATCGCCGTCATGACGGGACGATCGGCTGGGTGGAACCACGCGGCTGACAGGGTACTGACACAGGCTACGGCCCCAGGGTGCCAGTTGACCTAGAGCAGCAGGCAGCCTATGGGGCCGGGCTTTATTCCCCGGCGACGCGCGATTTTTTGGGGCATGGCGCGCCTCGGCTGTTCCAGGTTGGTCATGGTTCATTTCAACGATATTGTTGCGCCCGGCGCGCTCGCAACGGGCCTTTCAGTCAATGGCAAGAAGCCTCTTTTCCAGAAGATCGCCCAACTGGCTGCGGCTGCTTATCGCCTCGACGCGGACGTGGTGTCGGAAGCGCTGTTCGAACGGGAACGGCTGGGTTCGACCGGATTTGGCGGCGGGGTTGCCATACCCCATGCCAAGATACCCGGCCTGGAACGGATGAGCGGAGTCGTGGTCCTGCTAGATCCGCCGATCATGTTCGATGCAGTGGACGAAGCGCCGGTGGATATCGTCTTCGGGCTGTTGTCGCCGGTCGATAGCGGTGCGGAGCATCTCAAGACATTGGCCCGCGTGTCCCGCTATCTGCGCGATGACGCTAATGTCGCCCGGTTGCGGGGCGCAAATTCGACCGAGGCGCTGCATGCGCTGCTGGCCGGTGGCGAATCGCGTGACGCAGCCTGAGACGCCGTCTTCGCCCAGCGGCGAGGCGGCGCATTTCCGGGCGCTCGAAAACCTGTACCGGTCTGCGCCGATCAACCGGCTTTTCCGTTCCGAGTTGACGATTCCCGAGGCGGGCCGTTCGATCATCGAATTCGATGTGGGGGAGGAACAGTTCCATGCCGCTGGTGCGGTGCATGGAACCGTTTATTTCAAGATGATGGACGACGCTGCCTTTTATGCGGCGAACAGCCTGGTGAGTGACCGGTTTTTGCTGACCACGGCCTTCAATTTGCTGTTCACGCGACCGATCGGCCCCGGCCGAATCCGCGCCGAGGGCCGGTGGATCAGCGGCAAGCGGCGGGTATTCGTCGCCGAAGCAAGCCTGATCGACATGGAAGGCGAAGAGGTTGGCCGGGGCACCGGCACTTTCATGCGATCACAATTCCCCCTGTCTTCCCTGCCCGGTTATGCCGGTTGACCGGCTGACCAGCGCGATGCTGGTCGGCGTCCTGATCCGGCGGACTGCAGCAGCCGGGGGCTTTGCCACGGTGCTGGCGAAAGGCGATGAAATCAGCGGGGTCATATTGATCGAAGCGGCCGAGAGAGGCGAGCGAAAGGGCCTGTATGAGCGGGTTTCGACCCTCTCTGGCGGCTATGAGCTGCTGCGCTGCGGACCATCGCCAGAGGAGGGGGCGGAGTCGCTGGCGCAATATATTGCGCGCAGACGACGATCGGACCCCGATCTGTGGATAGTCGAACTCGATATCGTGGATGCGGAACGGTTCGCCGCTGAAACGATCTGTTAATCTGTCCTAAAGATTGACTCTGTGTTCGCGCGCGGGCACTGGCCCCCCCACGCTTAACGCGCAGGTTGCCAAATTCGCCCGTGGGGGGCGGGGGAGGTAAACACGCAGACGGGGGGCGGCCAGACGTCGTTTGTGAATTTGGGGTTTTTTAACCCGACGTCCCCGGCCAAGAACCGCACGTTTTTGAGTTATAATGAGTCTTCGTTTGAAGGCCGCGATCACAGCGGCATTTGCTCTGTCCGCCACTG is a window of Sphingobium sp. MI1205 DNA encoding:
- a CDS encoding PTS sugar transporter subunit IIA: MVHFNDIVAPGALATGLSVNGKKPLFQKIAQLAAAAYRLDADVVSEALFERERLGSTGFGGGVAIPHAKIPGLERMSGVVVLLDPPIMFDAVDEAPVDIVFGLLSPVDSGAEHLKTLARVSRYLRDDANVARLRGANSTEALHALLAGGESRDAA
- a CDS encoding DUF1491 family protein, with product MPVDRLTSAMLVGVLIRRTAAAGGFATVLAKGDEISGVILIEAAERGERKGLYERVSTLSGGYELLRCGPSPEEGAESLAQYIARRRRSDPDLWIVELDIVDAERFAAETIC
- a CDS encoding PaaI family thioesterase — translated: MRCWPVANRVTQPETPSSPSGEAAHFRALENLYRSAPINRLFRSELTIPEAGRSIIEFDVGEEQFHAAGAVHGTVYFKMMDDAAFYAANSLVSDRFLLTTAFNLLFTRPIGPGRIRAEGRWISGKRRVFVAEASLIDMEGEEVGRGTGTFMRSQFPLSSLPGYAG
- the hpf gene encoding ribosome hibernation-promoting factor, HPF/YfiA family, which encodes MDIRVSGHQVDTGDALKEHVWARLEAMAEKYFARTISAQVTFRPAPHGAFHCDIVCHVMTGLILKGAGEAQEAHPAFDQAAEKIERQLRRYMRRLKDRHSQAAAAEAQRANGYDLNGMDGAGYTIFASSPEEEEPADAPLIVAETRVDIPEASVSDAVMMLDLRNTNALLFLNAGTSAYNMVYRRHDGTIGWVEPRG